A single genomic interval of Tursiops truncatus isolate mTurTru1 chromosome 1, mTurTru1.mat.Y, whole genome shotgun sequence harbors:
- the ADAM15 gene encoding disintegrin and metalloproteinase domain-containing protein 15 isoform X3 codes for MRLALLWALGLLGAGSPLPSRPLPDIGGTEEKQARPERALNGSSEPQILQDNLTLSLAEVLQTSLPEALRIKLELDGESHILELLQNRELVSGHPTLVWYQPDGTRVVSEGHTLENCCYHGKVQGHADSWVSVCTCSGLRGLVILSPERSYSLELGPGDLQGPPVISRLQDLLLAGHTCALSWPASVPTQAPPEHPLGQRHLLRWRRDVVTETKIVELVIVVDHSEVQRYRDFQSLLNRTLEVALLLDTFFRPLNVRVALVGLEAWTQRDLIEISQDPGLTLDSFLRWRRTDLLPRLPHDSAQLVTATSFSGPMVGMAIQNSICSPEFSGGVNMDHSTSILGVASSIAHELGHSLGLGHDSPGNSCPCPGPAPAKSCIMEASTDFLPGLNFSNCSRQALEKALLGGMGSCLFERLSGLPSMASVCGNMLVEPGEQCDCGFPDDCTDPCCDYFTCQLRPGAQCASDGLCCQNCQLRPAGWQCRSTRGDCDLPEFCPGDSSQCPPDVSLGDGEPCAGGQAVCMQGRCTSYAQQCQALWGPGAQPAAPLCLLTANTRGDAFGSCGRSPDGSYVSCAPRDAICGQLQCQGGRAQPLLGSARDLHWEMLEANGTQLNCSWVHLDLGNDVAQPLMTLPGTACGPGLVCIDHQCQPVEILGTQECQSKCHGHGVCDSNRRCHCEEGWAPPDCTTHIRATSSLTTGLPLSLLLLLVLVLLGASYWHRARLRQRLCQLKGPSCQYRAAQSGPPERPGPPQRALLMPGAKQASALGFPAPPSRPLPPDPVPKRLQAELADRPNPPTRPLPADPVVRYPKSQGPTKPPPPRKPLPTDPPGQHPSADLPDSGAGIPPPVVPSRPAPPPPAVSSLYL; via the exons ATGCGGCTGGCGCTGCTCTgggccctggggctcctgggggcGGGCAGCCCTCTGCCCTCCCGGCCGCTCCCAGATATAG GTGGCACTGAGGAGAAGCAGGCAAGGCCAGAGAGGGCCCTGAATGGGTCTTCGGAGCCCCAGATCCTTCAGGACAACCTCACGCTCAGCCTAGCAGAGGTACTTCAG ACCAGTCTGCCTGAGGCTTTGCGGATCAAATTGGAGTTGGATGGTGAGAGTCATATCCTGGAGCTGCTACAGAATAG GGAGCTAGTCTCAGGCCATCCAACCCTGGTGTGGTACCAGCCTGATGGCACCCGGGTGGTCAGTGAGGGACACACTCTG GAGAACTGCTGCTACCATGGAAAAGTGCAGGGCCACGCCGACTCCTGGGTCTCTGTCTGCACCTGCTCCGGGCTCAG GGGCTTGGTGATCCTGTCCCCAGAGAGAAGCTACTCCCTGGAGCTGGGACCTGGGGACCTCCAGGGTCCCCCTGTTATCTCCCGGCTCCAAGACCTCCTCCTGGCAGGCCACACTTGTGCCCTGAGCTGGCCTGCATCTGTGCCCACTCAGGCTCCACCAGAGCACCCCCTGGGACAGCGTCACCTTCTCCGG TGGAGGCGGGACGTGGTGACAGAGACCAAGATTGTTGAGCTGGTGATTGTGGTTGACCATTCCGAG GTCCAGAGGTACCGGGACTTCCAGAGCCTGCTGAACCGCACCCTGGAAGTGGCCCTCCTCCTGGACACA TTCTTCAGGCCTCTGAATGTCCGGGTGGCGCTCGTGGGCCTGGAGGCCTGGACCCAGCGTGACCTGATAGAGATAAGCCAGGACCCAGGTCTCACACTAGACAGCTTCCTCCGCTGGCGCCGGACAGACCTGCTGCCTCGGTTGCCCCACGACAGTGCCCAGCTGGTGAC TGCCACTTCATTCTCTGGGCCCATGGTGGGCATGGCCATTCAGAACTCCATCTGTTCTCCTGAATTCTCAGGAGGTGTGAACATG GACCACTCCACAAGCATCCTGGGAGTCGCCTCCTCAATAGCCCACGAGTTGGGCCACAGCCTAGGCCTGGGCCATGACTCACCTGGGAATAGCTGCCCCTGTCCAGGTCCAGCCCCAGCCAAGAGCTGCATCATGGAGGCCTCGACAGA CTTCCTGCCAGGCCTGAACTTCAGCAACTGCAGCCGACAGGCCCTGGAAAAAGCCCTCCTGGGTGGAATGGGCAGCTGCCTCTTTGAACGGCTCTCCGGTCTGCCCTCTATGGCCAGTGTCTGCGGAAATATGTTGGTGGAGCCCGGCGAGCAGTGTGACTGTGGCTTCCCAGAT GACTGCACTGATCCTTGCTGTGATTACTTCACCTGCCAGCTGAGGCCAGGGGCACAGTGCGCGTCCGATGGACTCTGTTGTCAAAATTGCCAG CTGCGCCCGGCCGGCTGGCAGTGCCGCTCTACCAGAGGTGACTGCGACTTGCCCGAGTTCTGCCCAGGAGACAGCTCCCAGTGCCCCCCTGATGTCAGCCTGGGGGACGGTGAGCCGTGTGCTGGTGGACAGGCTGTGTGCATGCAAGGACGCTGTACCTCCTATGCCCAGCAGTGCCAGGCTCTCTGGGGGCCTGGGGCCCAGCCCGCCGCGCCACTTTGCCTCCTTACTGCCAACACTCGGGGGGACGCCTTTGGGAGCTGTGGGCGCAGCCCTGATGGCAGCTATGTGTCCTGTGCCCCTAG AGATGCCATTTGTGGGCAGCTCCAGTGCCAGGGAGGGAGGGCCCAGCCTCTGCTGGGCTCAGCCCGGGATCTTCACTGGGAGATGCTGGAAGCCAACGGGACCCAGCTGAACTGCAGCTGGGTACACCTGGACCTGGGCAACGACGTGGCCCAGCCCCTGATGACTCTGCCTGGCACAGCCTGTGGCCCCGGCCTG GTGTGCATCGACCATCAATGCCAACCGGTGGAGATCCTGGGAACACAGGAATGTCAAAGCAAATGCCACGGGCATGGG GTCTGCGACAGCAACAGACGCTGCCACTGTGAGGAGGGTTGGGCGCCCCCAGACTGCACCACCCACATCAGAG CAACCAGCTCCCTGACCACAGGGCTGCCCCTCAGCCTCCTGTTGTTGCTGGTCCTGGTGCTGCTTGGTGCCAGCTACTGGCACCGTGCCCGCCTGCGCCAGAGACTCTGCCAGCTTAAGGGACCCAGCTGCCAATACAG GGCAGCCCAGTCTGGTCCCCCCGAACGCCCAGGACCCCCGCAGAGGGCTCTGCTGATGCCAGGTGCCAAG CAGGCTAGTGCTCTTGGCTTCCCGGCCCCTCCCTCCAGGCCGCTGCCTCCTGACCCTGTGCCCAAGAGACTCCAG GCTGAGCTGGCTGACCGACCCAATCCCCCCACCCGCCCTCTGCCCGCTGACCCGGTGGTGAGGTACCCGAAG tctcagGGGCCCACCAAGCCTCCACCCCCGAGAAAACCACTGCCTACTGACCCTCCGGGCCAGCACCCTTCGGCTGACCTGCCTGACTCTGGAGCTGGAATCCCGCCCCCAGTGGTACCCTCCAG GCCTGCGCCGCCGCCCCCAGCAGTGTCCTCGCTCTACCTCTGA